In Leptospira kirschneri serovar Cynopteri str. 3522 CT, the sequence AACTTTTCCATCTGGATTTATTATTATTCCTCATTTGTTAGGTGATTATTATCATTCCTATAAAATTAAATCTCTATCATAACTAACTCCACAAGTATTTGGATCTCAATATTAAATCTGTGGGAATTACGACAAATCCTCTGTAAAACTGAGTTCCCACCCTTATTTTTGGGTGGGGGCGGAGGTGGAGAAGTTCAGAAGACTTTTCTTTATCAGAAAAACATACTTTTTGCAAGTAAAAAGACTCATTCTTGTCGGAACACTTGAAAAATGTGCGTTTTTGAGCCTTCTGATTCTAAAATCCTATTCAACTTGTGGGTAAGGTTATGTTAGGGAGTGAGACACTGAGTTACTTCGAGCGACCTAAAACGCTTTCGTAAAAAGCGTTTTGCTGAGTTCTTTAACGCGATTCATAGAGAACGTTTTAAGACAATTGTTTCATTACGTTTCCTGCATACAATTTATTGACCAGAACTAAAGAGCCCGGTCGGCCGCCTGTGATAAAGCCGGATTCGCCGCGATTTTATTACTCAAAATTCATATTATTAAAATGTAAACTAGTGAAAAGTTTGTTTGTTAGAAAATCAGAGATGATAGTCTGAAATCATGGATTTTGCAGCAAACAGTGACAAACTTTCTCTAACGAAGATAACCAGAGTAATGCAACCTATCGTAAACTTTTCCTTCGATAAAAATTTTGAGAAGGTCTTGATCTACGTGATTTTCCCTTGCTTCCATTTGTAAAATATCTAGAGCTCTTTCTATAGGAACGGCTCTTTTATAAGGACGATCTTTATCCGTAAGAGCGTCAAATATATCAGAGATCGCCATAATTTTAGATTGAATTGGAATAGAGTCAGCTGTAAGTCCTCTAGGATAACCGGTCCCGTCTAATTTTTCATGATGTGCATGCGCAATGGAAGGAACCATTTTTAGATCCCCGGTCCAAGGAATTTTACTTAAAAACTGAAACGTATGTTCCACGTGAGATTCAATTTCTTTCCTTTCGGCAAAATCCAAAGATCCTTTTTTGATCGTCAAAAATCCGAATTCGTAAGGAGAAATTAAAGACAATTTATCCCCGCCCGTAGTGGAATAATTTACTTTTGCAATTTCTTCCAATTTTTGGAAATTAGATTCTTCTAATATAGAAGGCTCGTTGGAATCAACAACGATCTGAAACATCTGGTCTAACTTTTGATATTCAACCTTAAGTTCAAATTCGAGGGAAATTTCGTAGTCGGTAAAACCTACCGTCCCGTGTTTTTTTAAATAGTCAGTCTTTTTCTGAAGAATTCTAGATTCTATGTCTTTTTTAATATATTCAAATCTCCAACGGATAAGTTCCAGTTCGTAGTCTTCCAACTTTTTGGATTTGACCAAAACTTTTTCCCGAACCCCCACCTTTCCAAAATCATGAAGCAATGAAGCATAACGTATTTCTTTGATCTGCTCTTTAGAAAACTTGGTATTTTTATATTTACCTTCTCCGATTAAATCCACCGTTTCCGCTAAACCGACCGTAAGTACCGCTACCCGAAATGAATGCCCGCTCGTTGTAGGATCTCTGGATTCGATCGCATTTACGGACGCGGTCACAAAACCTTCAAAAAGTGCTTCAATCTCCTGTAAAAGATGGTTATTTTGAATTGCAACCGCAGCCTGTCCCGCCACACCCATCACAAGTTGAGCAGAATAATCGTCGAAAGAAAATACGTCGTTCCCTCTCATTTGTTCAAGAGTCAGTTTTTGATTAAAGTTTCTCTTCTTATTGATGAGTTGAATGACACCTACAACTTCGTTTCTATGATTTTTCATAGGAACAACGAGCATGGACTTTGTATGATAATTAGAAAGAACGTCGAAATTTCTGTTGAATTTATATTCCGAATCTTCCGGTAAATCGTAAACGTCCGGAATATTCAAAATTTTACCGGTTGCTGCAACATAACCTGCAACGCTGGATTTATTAATCGGAAGTAAAAACTCTTCCGTATCAATATCCATAGAAGAAATTTTAAATCTAAGATTACGAACTAAACCTAGTTCATCTTTTTCAACGAGATATAAGGAACCCGAATCAGCGATCGCAATTTCCCTAGCGCTGAAAATAATTTCTCGAAGAAGTTTATTAATGTCTTTTTCATCGGCAAGGCTGATCCCGATCC encodes:
- a CDS encoding HD domain-containing phosphohydrolase translates to MKQKFPKYIVTDIDSIVKRLDPIASRLGIEFLDFKEFFQSELFRNSSGFLNVIFYLTVSDLKKTQKEIHKQFQRNPLILSRFILNENLDYVHSEDLKIEEELIFSVLPESSSDMVFNKTFLNAFTQLQMITDQFDLQHKVNTTKYEISKLTRIGISLADEKDINKLLREIIFSAREIAIADSGSLYLVEKDELGLVRNLRFKISSMDIDTEEFLLPINKSSVAGYVAATGKILNIPDVYDLPEDSEYKFNRNFDVLSNYHTKSMLVVPMKNHRNEVVGVIQLINKKRNFNQKLTLEQMRGNDVFSFDDYSAQLVMGVAGQAAVAIQNNHLLQEIEALFEGFVTASVNAIESRDPTTSGHSFRVAVLTVGLAETVDLIGEGKYKNTKFSKEQIKEIRYASLLHDFGKVGVREKVLVKSKKLEDYELELIRWRFEYIKKDIESRILQKKTDYLKKHGTVGFTDYEISLEFELKVEYQKLDQMFQIVVDSNEPSILEESNFQKLEEIAKVNYSTTGGDKLSLISPYEFGFLTIKKGSLDFAERKEIESHVEHTFQFLSKIPWTGDLKMVPSIAHAHHEKLDGTGYPRGLTADSIPIQSKIMAISDIFDALTDKDRPYKRAVPIERALDILQMEARENHVDQDLLKIFIEGKVYDRLHYSGYLR